The Streptomyces sp. NBC_00454 DNA segment AGGGGCACCTGGAGCATCGCCGACCAGGGCAGGACGCGGACGAACTCCCCGAAGCCGCCCGGGAACACGCTCAGCGGCAGCAGCATCCCCGAGAAGAAGACCGCGACGACGGTGGCCATCATGTTGATCCCGGCCCCGTCCATCAGCCAGAACGCCGCCAGCCCCAGCAGGTAGCGCAGCGCGAAGCTCACGAGCACTCCGAGGAACACCGAGACCAGGAACAGCAGCCAGCGCAGCGGGTCGGCGGGCAGCGCCAGGTCGAAGACGAGCGCGCCGGCCGCCAGCGGCACTATGCCGCGGCCCATGAGTTGAAACCCGGCCCGGCCCAGGTCCCCCGCGAGCCACCACATCTGGAGGTCGGCCGGGCGGTACAGGTCGACGGCGATGTCACCCGTACGGACGCGTTCTTGGATCTCCTCCTGGAAGCC contains these protein-coding regions:
- a CDS encoding ABC transporter permease; this encodes MRTTGLYGAVAAGGFRRYATYGTATAAGVFTNTVFGFILACTYVALWDERPGLGGYDQSQALTFIWVSQGLLTAVALMGGGFQEEIQERVRTGDIAVDLYRPADLQMWWLAGDLGRAGFQLMGRGIVPLAAGALVFDLALPADPLRWLLFLVSVFLGVLVSFALRYLLGLAAFWLMDGAGINMMATVVAVFFSGMLLPLSVFPGGFGEFVRVLPWSAMLQVPLDVLLGKGAGAGVAAGAFAFQAAWALGLLGLGRLLQSAATRKVVVQGG